The segment aaaatgtactaggacgaagcaagagctattcacatttagaagtacagaaaaaatgttacaaagacagttttgtggagacaaactcaaaatcggcccccgaagtggtccgctcaggcaggtctcaatattttcagaaagaatatcagaaattatgaactatcaacaactacaaccatATCTTCGTCAAtacaaaaaagaagagacgtgtgCGAGTCGCAAGTGTTGCCGATACTGTTGTACGGGTATTGAtagttcgactaacgacttgataccacaggattAGCCTAagatacggagatttattaatgttattatttttacattgttaATAGGCATACATAGGTGTATTCGATGAACggatagttatgaagatatagttcaatGTGGACCTTGCCTAgctgattatctaattgatttaattgtttccCTTTTGTTTACCATAGATGCGCTCACTGCGCATTGCACTACACATTCTTGTCtattgttgttttcaattataGTCGACTTTTATAcatacgaaataatgtttttctcttttaaaaaaagtgaacattttgtttaaaaatataagtttgGCAGAAAGTAAGCCtacttaatttagtaatacaaattttaaaaaaaaaattgataaaaaaatctaaaaccgttggtataaatgtgtttataaataaactaaaaaatcacATCCCTTACTAAATACCCACCCTATTTGTCTGGTGGAtgaaactttgcgcaattattcattgtcgatgacaacacatgaatcaattaaaaaaaaatgaaccaattagttgTAACCTATAAAGTACTTAGCTAAGGGGAGATATACCCCGTATTATCGAGAGATATGGCAGTGATTAAAAGGTCTTCTCCCTTCCctcaatataaactttgtaaaaggttttgtttttctagttcCTGGCTGTTTCCATGACCTTTAATCTTGCCTTCCAAACGGGTATTTCTTACAGTCAGAGCCTTTCGACATGATTTCTTGATTTTGTTAAATTGTTGCACACATGCTACACGCAATGAATTATAAATTGAGCATTGAATAGATTTAAATGTAAGTAAGCtacatatttaaacaaataataggCCTACGGTACAATATTTATACCAATTTTGTAATTTAGTTTTAGTAGCCTACGTCTCGGTCGAGGAGCGTGTGTAGGTGGGTGGGGAGAGTTTTGATTATATCTAACGCTTCCTTCGGGATTCTTTACTGCTTTTCTCACCATACTGCTTTCTGTGTACCATTTTGTAATATATTATAGATCAACACCCATCATTTAATGCAACTCTAGAGTTGACCAGTCTTGTTCCGGTTGTTGGGAGCGTGAGTGTAGAGTTACGTTTTGTAGATGTGAAGTACTGAGCTGCAAGGTCAAATGTTTTTGAACGAGTTTTCAAGAAAGTTGATTTGAGAGTGGAAAatgttgtgggttttttttgtgcCTCAAATTGTATGGTGTCAGTATTAGATTGTATGATTCTGGAGTTTTATCAGGCTAACTGAATATCGTGATTTCATTCATAACCATTTTGATGTGatgttcatttgtttaactctttctctcctcgtttcgatagtattattcatttgGCTTATTTGTATTTCGCCATCCTGTtctgattaacctttattttttgtttgttatcagaaaatgttatatttggtattgaattttAGTAGAATgcatactcttttttttttacacaacacaaattgaagtttataaattaaaaactaatttagtttaataggggtcaaatcaacgatggtatcgtcaattaggaaagaaagagttaagtaaaaTAGAGATAATAATTAGGTTATCTGTTGAAATACATTTAGGCTAACCATCTTATTTAATACCATTTTTACTATATAATTATGTGACCTTGACGTACATGCTTGCTGTTACTATTTCTATGCAACTGCAATGCATTGTGGGCCTAATGCATGCATcgcatgttctttctgaaatattgaaatatattgaGTGCAGAGATAATAATGATAGAAATTAATCTTATTTGATATCTTATTTGTCACCAATAGATAATTCTCATACAACTTTTGTAACTCTTTCATATTTGGAGTGtcaatatatttgtacaccaATTGTTTACTAGAGGGTTAATCCATCTACCCACACCGTCAGGACCAGAAGAGAGCCGTGACAGTGAAGTCAACACCCTTGAAATTTGAGGGCAGTCGCGCCTTAGACAACGGCTAGGCCTAAATCTCCCGAGTAACGTAGGTCTACCATCATTCTGCTGAGCGAAACGGACCGGCACCTTCGCCACGAACGGTCCGGCACCTTCGACACGAACGGACCGGCACCTTCGACACAAGAATCCTTGCTAAACACGACGATCAAGCTCCTTTCAAACGTAGGCCAACATAGCCTACACTTTAGCTTTGTGTGTCACACTTCAGTATCGGTCTTCTTACTAGGAGACATAGTGCTGTGTAGTGCCAGAGAATAGGCTACAGTTCTGAAGCAGACAAACCTTTGGTGTCGgggatcatttttttgtttcaataagaGGTAGCGTCCCTATAGTAATGTTTGAGAAACTCCGCTTTGGAGAAATCTTGAATCAATATTCACGTAATACTTGGTATAAAGGGGGACAAGTCTGTTTTCGTTgttgaaaagaaatgtttatttattttactgacTAGTACACAATGGTAAGATGTGTCATTAATGCATAGGACTAAATCTATGTTTCTGTAGCGTAATGAACACGTGCAAACCTGCTTACTGTTTAGAGCTCATAGTCTAACATTTTGTAACGTACTGTGCACATGTAAACCTGCCTACACTAATAGTCTTGCATGGCCATTGCAAGTCTAGGAATTCCCAATAAAACAGAATACTACTAACGAGACTAAGGAAAAAAAGCGAAAAGGGAGGGTGGGAGAAATGTGAACCGTGGGATTGACTTAGAATTACTTGGCCCATATGATAGCCTTAAACATTAGACTTAAGCTAAGCAGCCTAAAAGTTTAATAACTATGTCTTGTAGAGTTTAACTATTGACTTAGTGTAATGTTAggtaagtatattttttttattaaagtcttTTGTTTAACTTGTAGAACTATATGCTTACTAGTATAATTATCCTATTTTCCAATGTTTgtgcaagaaaaaaacaaactataacttAAATGGAAACAACGTTAAAGGCTTACATATAAATAATCTATTAGCCATGGCTAGATCGGAAAATGAAGCACCAGACCTAAGCCATGGGTTAAAACTTCgacatttattattttgaaaacattttaaaatacctaAAATTAAACCTTATAGAGAATTGTAAACCATACAGTAATGGGTCTAATGGATATTAGCTAGTCTATACTCTGGGCCTACATCTACACATTGAAAACTGTGTTTTTCTAACCAACATACCCCGGAAGCCCCTCTCCTTTCTTTCTCCTCCAAATTAAAAATGAAGATTAAATCGAGATCTAGTTCACTGTATTTGAGAACAGATTTCAGTGTACAGAGCAGTAGTAGAAGTCACtaaccccccccacacacacacacacacaactttaGTAATCAGGTTTTCTTAACTAGGCCTACTGAGCTAGgtgtaacaagcaaaatataaaaaaaacatttttaacaagtttatataaggggaagaactgTATATTTATGGCCATATCTATCAGTACCgtaaaatttattttccttaatcaatatcaaactaaatcaatttattaccaataattaattacataacagtttttttttaattgtttcataCTTTGTTAGGAATAATGtataattttgtaaagtttcaacttgatccgaaaatgggaagcGGGAGAACGAACGTTCACgaacattgtaccagacagacagagtgagttcatataagctttgtaagaaactGCATAGGTAGAGGCCTACTGTTATAAGATTTCTTCAGTTTGTCCGTTAGCAGTTGATTGTGGCAGCTTCACAATAGTGATCCAATGTGGGCATAGCTAGGGCCTAAGAATAAGCTGTTTCAAACAGTATTGGCCTACATTTCCATAAGTCCGcctttaaatacaatttaatttgaATTATAGATAAAACTTGTGTAAACACTTTTCTTTGCAGACAATGGACGTTGTCAGAAACTTTCAAAGCATGAGCGCTAAACAGTTCATGGGCGTGCAGTTGTTTGAACTCGTGTATCTACTGACTTTGGCATTTCTGCCCTTTGTTTTAGCCATACCAGTAGTTACATATGTAGTGTTAACCCTTGCCTCCACTGTCTTGTTCATCGCCTTCCTTAGGAAATGTCTTTATCGACGTGTCAGAGCTGAAGGGAAAGTGGTTTTTATAACTGGATGCGACTCAGgttggtattttaaaaaatttcttttgtaTATCTCACTTTTAATGCCATAAGCGTATTCAGGGAACTCTTTAGTGGGCCCAcgagagaaggtttccgtgctgcattTAGGCATACAGCATACAGGATTTGAATTCAAGCAGGTTTTGCTACTCAGCCTAACATCCTAcgatataaattatttaatgaaacaaatgttaataaatttaaatgtttataaagtaggcctacttaactTAAAACTTTGTCACAATACGATTCACAATATAATTAAGTATAATTCCTAACAAGTTTttgactttcaaaatatttcaaatgtatTGTAAATGTCAATTGTGAAAAGGGCAACAactagagagagacagaagctGAGGACAAATACACATAGGCCCctgtgtttgttttacatgttgcggatatttcttcaaaaatgaagaatattacaTCCCAAACAAGAGGCGGGCCGAGTTCGAATCTGGGGCAATTCGAGACTACAGTCCGTAGAGCATACCACGTGACAAGGCAGCCGACCTGGGGTTATGAGAAGAGTTTaacaaaataagaaacaaaaaaaaaccagaggAAACACATCAATTAATGAACAAAAATACAGTATTGAAAATAGATTAACTACTTTAATTAAATTCAATGTTCTCATtgtaaaataacaacaacaaacttgTTTCTGTATTGTACATTCGTCTTACTTCAGTGCAGCCAAAACTATATACATTCGTATTAAACACATGCTTAAAAAACAATTGAATGATGTGGAAAGTTATTAATTGTCTGTCCAGGTTTAGGAAACGCTTGTGCACACAGACTTGATTCTCTGGGTTTCACAGTAGTGGCAGCCTGCTATGATGAAAAAAGTGATGGCGCCCGTAGGCTGAGAGAAGATTGTTCCTCGCGTCTTTACGTCGAAACATTAGACATAGCCAACGAAAACAGTGTGATGAAGTGTGTGTCAAAGGTTAAATCTCTCTGTGGCAGCAAAGGTGATCATAATTTGATATATTCAGTGCATTGCTACATttacttgttgttgtttttttcattgctttTCTATAGCGATTTCATAAAGATTTCATgcgtatagcatgctcagagcgctaggGTACTACTTCTTTTGTGAacaggggaggagggggggatcTGGTATTCCGTgatccctgttcagcctaggaatcgacatccttaaggctccattcgagcttcaactcggtgggctgcgactccagcgtgaaaatacgccaaaatatctaggggtgaccctggatagaaaactgtcaatgctccagcacgtccaggaagtagaacgaaaagcctcggagaagttagcgttattaagaaagctggccagcacaaagtggggtgccaaagctgacatgctacgcacattgtatctaggggcagtcagatcacaaatcgaatacagctatacagttcaagtatacgctagtaaaactgccctcgaatcactcgaccgggtacaagcacaggctctacgattcatttgtggcacctttaggacaagcccaacaaacgctgctgaaatctttacaaacgtggcacccttatatcttaggagggagagggcagtacttacggcctacgagcgctataaaaggggcgactctaggctacccacctcaattttagtgcgacagtggagagagaggaaccgcattaaaatgcgatcgttcctacatatagcggccaatttgtcaaatacagctggactctccactgatagaatccctattaggagaatcagtacgtgccctccgtggaggagattgccggccccacaaataaacctgtccctgttagggcaagagggagccaccaagaggcgattaacacctgccattctccaaaatttggcatccataactataaaatcctacccatcagatgccatattctgttataccgatgggtcggtaatgagggaccccgatagatcggggtatggggcccttattgtctaccccgaccggactgaaccagataggctctctggtccatgcggctacgctgcatgctccatggatgccgaacttacagggataactagggcgttcgaggccattagggcccgaatgctcGAACGCGAGACTAACGCCACTACGGTGgtgttggtcactgactctcgctccagtctctagttatgggtggcggcgggggagggtcgcccgtaatagaagaggcaatcggcgccgcagataacatccgccgagctattggagctgtcgtttatatgcagtgggcgccttcacattgcggcgtgaagggcaatgaaacggcagacgccctcgcaagggagggtgcaatggcagccacacacctcgaagcaccaagcacgtacttacaagcaacggcacaaatccgagcactcattcatgagaagtggttaaagtcctgggaggaatccgacagagcacgtggtgtctggcagcgcatgcgtcacccagatcgcgacgatccatggtggcgactgaggaggtcagagcagtcaatagttgcgcagtgcaggacggaacactgtcctattggggcatactttgcccggttccgcactaactttgactcccgatgccgtcactgtggagagagcgtcgaaacagtgtcgcatgtcttgtacgagtgtccccagctccgcgagctaaggggggacttgcctgtgcagtcactcgacttgtatggtagctatgaggcactacgccggacggctaagtttcttgccagagcactacgggaggactagtccttcctgctctgatttttcaataggagttcatctcaggtattCCGTGATGTATTTAGGAGCTCAAAAACACACCTCTGCTCGAATTTGAGccctcttgataggtagccaagcggctTTTGCTACTCAGCCACACATTCCAGATTTCAACATGACCTCGTCGCAGAAAGGTTGTGGGCCTATGTATTGTAAGTATTGTTGGCCTCTCTCTGTCGTAGATCGACTATAGTTCATCGTTTGATACACATCAGAGGTGGGGGAGATCAGTTTTTCTCCTTATTGCAAATTGTCTAATGATAATTACTTTCGGAATGTGCTTATCTCCATCCAGCGTACATGACCCAGCCATGTCTAGTATTGAGGTATAAAATCCAGTTCAGTTTTCTGTCTCTAACTCTTCCACTCAATCCATCTATCTGAGAAAATGGGGCTACACTTCTTTCGACGTCATATACAATCCTCTGCTGTACTTTCTTACAGAATCAAGTATTAACAACTGCACTGATTTGATAGACAATGTGCAGCAgttaaatagttttatatttatacttacATGCTTTGTACTATTTTCTTTATCAATTGTGTGACTTTTGTTTAGGATTATGGGCCTTGATAAATAATGCTGGAACAGTAAAATTTGGAGATGTCGAGTTGACCCCATTAGAATCCTATCGTGAAGTTATGGATGTCAACATTTTGGGCACAATCCAAGTTACTCAAGCATGCTTGCCATTGATTCGAACATCAAAGGGTATGTATAGTCTTGATGTAATctaacattttaaagtaaaatccAGGTAATTAGTCATTTTGCGAAACAAAGCTTTACATTACTGATATAATCATAGTCAAAACCCAAAAGATGacagctaaaaataaaatgtaataccGGGGTAGAGGAAGCCTttgcttattttgttttaaattattactaATCCTTTTATATTAgactgaaatttttaaaaagcattaaaatatTCACGATCAACACAGATATATCTGTAAGTGTGATGTATACCAGAAAAGTAAATAATCAATACTAATTAATTTTCCTTAAAGGTCGCATTATCACATTAACTGGCATACAGGGACTGATGGCAACACCAGGTTTCTCTGCATTTTCAATATCTAAATTTGGATTGGAAGCTTTCAATGAATCTTTGCGTTTCGAAATGAAAcaatttaaagtaaaagttaTTACTGTCAGACCAGGTAACTTTTCTGGAGCAACAGCAATGCTCAATAAAGCTGGGGTAAGAAAAAGTGTgttcatttaaatttttacagtttttcagtatcacatgtaaaatcctagaacacatagattaaatagatagatgtagcaacatcataaccACTCAGACAAGCTTATAATGTCCTTTTGGTATTGCTGGTTCATTGCAc is part of the Biomphalaria glabrata chromosome 2, xgBioGlab47.1, whole genome shotgun sequence genome and harbors:
- the LOC106052341 gene encoding retinol dehydrogenase 7-like, which produces MDVVRNFQSMSAKQFMGVQLFELVYLLTLAFLPFVLAIPVVTYVVLTLASTVLFIAFLRKCLYRRVRAEGKVVFITGCDSGLGNACAHRLDSLGFTVVAACYDEKSDGARRLREDCSSRLYVETLDIANENSVMKCVSKVKSLCGSKGLWALINNAGTVKFGDVELTPLESYREVMDVNILGTIQVTQACLPLIRTSKGRIITLTGIQGLMATPGFSAFSISKFGLEAFNESLRFEMKQFKVKVITVRPGNFSGATAMLNKAGLEKIKKSLDEVKTKASLEVRTAYGDSYTDQQYTQLTHLSKSSANNCSNVIDTLESAVSSTNPSPSYLVDGGNQLLDLGNVLIRLRPYLPTNLYEGLIQKYFGC